One window of Candidatus Thermoplasmatota archaeon genomic DNA carries:
- a CDS encoding transcription factor S encodes MFCPECDSLLYPKGDEMVCRKCGYRKKKGGGKVIVSKRKEKELTIVEEDEDFGILPKTNASCPKCGNNEAYWVLRQTRAADEPETRIYTCTKCGHKWREY; translated from the coding sequence ATGTTTTGCCCAGAATGTGATTCTCTTCTTTACCCGAAAGGGGACGAAATGGTATGCAGAAAATGTGGATACAGGAAGAAAAAGGGTGGAGGTAAAGTAATCGTCTCGAAGAGGAAAGAAAAAGAGCTGACCATTGTAGAGGAAGATGAAGATTTCGGGATTCTTCCAAAAACAAATGCGAGTTGCCCCAAGTGTGGAAATAATGAGGCTTACTGGGTATTGAGGCAGACGCGTGCGGCGGATGAGCCGGAAACGAGGATATATACCTGCACGAAATGCGGGCACAAGTGGAGAGAGTATTAA
- a CDS encoding C25 family cysteine peptidase: GIYESNEPYPSNWFTYNIGAGIQNGEHAIFLSIHAFPARYIPLTNELEYVNEMNIEINYIPPEKPMLDNDVYDLLIVTPAEFSDALQPLVEHKESYGVKTMLVSLDEIYNGNYFTVQGRDDAEKIKYFIKGSIEQWGINYVMLVGGYKHLPVRYAYLNDRSSSWEYERKFISDLYYADIYDSDGHFSSWDTNGNGYYGEYDHETSEGKKTDSLDLYPDVYIGRLACRNKIEVKTVVEKIIQYESDESKNEWFKNMVLCGGDLYPNDPCGDVAEGIYLEEEIAKQMADFNIIREYPSNGMNMFTISKSINQGAGFVVFAGAGAQHLWATHPYDEEKWIYYYNANIRSLKNRQMVPIVLTSGAHLSQFNNSQECFNWVFVSKKKGGAVASIGSTGLCWIAHGENVASFYLGNLHLRLFQEYHNTNILGMMVSNAITSYLNSFDPGHHGISESFHMKAAEELELFGDPTLKVGQSGNDGSTAKTYGKTLYVGGSGPNNYTSIQDAIDDAGNGDKVFVYNGTYHEDIKINKSISLVGQSEKGVILESNGTTLIADAIDIKEFTIKSNGNGKNEAGIHCYGKENIIENATISGYDWGVYLENAQGNVIENNHIMLNNEYAVYMNNSSNVLIQNNTIEKNWYGLWSEYSPALTIRKNNFSSNRWYALWLDGSGKSDIAGNTFIKNWYSIYLYDSSNSNISENKIVKNEHGPQFVNSNSNSFNKNNVEKNEHYGIFVGWRSAGNTFTDNNFIENAQNARDDHGSTWDGNYWSDYIGIKIKILGLIRLPYHIPGRINQWDWHPRMAAYG, translated from the coding sequence GGGATATATGAAAGCAACGAACCATATCCATCAAACTGGTTCACATATAACATTGGAGCGGGCATTCAAAACGGAGAGCATGCTATATTTCTTTCAATACATGCTTTTCCAGCACGCTATATTCCATTAACAAATGAACTGGAGTATGTAAATGAAATGAATATTGAGATAAATTACATTCCTCCTGAAAAGCCAATGCTTGACAATGATGTTTATGACTTGCTCATTGTAACGCCAGCGGAATTCAGCGATGCTCTGCAGCCGCTGGTAGAGCATAAGGAAAGCTATGGTGTAAAAACGATGCTCGTTTCACTTGATGAAATCTATAACGGCAATTATTTCACCGTTCAGGGCAGGGATGATGCAGAGAAGATAAAATACTTTATCAAGGGTTCAATAGAACAGTGGGGAATAAATTATGTAATGCTTGTCGGTGGGTACAAACATCTTCCCGTGAGATATGCATATTTGAACGACAGAAGCTCTTCTTGGGAATATGAAAGGAAATTCATCAGCGATCTTTACTACGCAGACATTTATGATTCAGATGGGCATTTTTCCTCATGGGACACCAACGGAAATGGATACTACGGTGAGTATGATCACGAAACCTCAGAAGGAAAGAAAACCGATAGCTTGGATCTTTATCCCGATGTCTATATCGGCAGGCTTGCATGCAGAAATAAAATAGAAGTGAAGACGGTTGTGGAAAAAATCATACAATATGAAAGTGATGAATCAAAGAATGAATGGTTCAAAAATATGGTATTGTGCGGCGGCGACCTTTATCCCAATGATCCCTGCGGGGATGTTGCCGAGGGGATATATCTCGAAGAAGAAATAGCGAAACAGATGGCTGATTTCAACATCATAAGGGAATATCCTTCAAATGGAATGAATATGTTTACCATTTCAAAGTCGATAAATCAGGGGGCGGGATTCGTGGTGTTTGCAGGTGCAGGAGCACAACATCTCTGGGCAACCCATCCGTATGATGAGGAAAAATGGATTTATTATTACAATGCCAATATCCGATCCCTCAAAAACCGCCAGATGGTTCCCATCGTGCTTACGTCCGGAGCACATCTCAGTCAATTCAACAATAGCCAGGAATGTTTCAATTGGGTTTTTGTAAGCAAGAAGAAAGGCGGGGCGGTGGCATCGATCGGCTCTACAGGCCTTTGCTGGATAGCACATGGAGAGAATGTGGCATCCTTCTACCTCGGTAATCTTCACCTTCGTCTTTTTCAGGAATACCACAATACCAACATTCTTGGTATGATGGTGAGCAACGCCATAACTTCGTATCTTAACTCATTTGACCCTGGGCATCATGGGATTTCCGAAAGTTTTCACATGAAGGCAGCCGAGGAACTGGAATTGTTTGGTGATCCGACATTAAAAGTAGGGCAATCAGGAAATGACGGGTCAACAGCAAAAACATACGGGAAAACGTTATATGTTGGTGGCTCAGGCCCAAACAATTATACAAGCATTCAGGATGCCATCGATGATGCAGGGAACGGGGATAAAGTTTTTGTTTACAATGGGACGTATCATGAGGATATAAAAATAAACAAATCAATATCTTTGGTAGGGCAGAGTGAAAAAGGAGTGATTTTGGAAAGCAATGGTACCACTCTTATTGCCGATGCGATAGATATAAAAGAATTTACAATAAAAAGCAATGGGAATGGAAAAAATGAGGCGGGAATTCATTGTTACGGGAAAGAAAACATTATTGAAAATGCGACCATATCCGGATATGACTGGGGCGTATATCTGGAAAATGCCCAGGGTAACGTGATTGAGAATAACCATATCATGCTGAATAACGAATATGCCGTTTACATGAATAACTCCTCCAATGTTCTCATACAGAATAATACAATTGAAAAAAACTGGTATGGATTATGGAGTGAATATTCTCCAGCCCTTACAATACGGAAAAATAATTTTTCTTCTAACAGGTGGTACGCCCTCTGGCTTGATGGCTCTGGTAAAAGCGATATCGCAGGCAATACTTTCATAAAAAATTGGTACAGTATATACCTATACGACTCGAGCAACAGTAATATTTCCGAGAATAAAATAGTGAAAAATGAACACGGCCCGCAATTCGTGAATTCTAACAGCAATAGTTTTAATAAAAATAACGTGGAGAAAAATGAACATTACGGCATATTCGTCGGATGGCGTTCTGCCGGCAATACTTTCACCGATAACAATTTTATAGAAAATGCACAAAATGCAAGAGACGACCACGGCAGTACATGGGATGGAAACTACTGGAGCGATTATATTGGCATAAAAATCAAAATCTTGGGACTGATAAGGTTACCATATCACATCCCCGGCAGGATAAATCAGTGGGACTGGCATCCAAGAATGGCTGCCTACGGTTAA